The sequence GGAGGAGAGGAGGCCACCTGTTACCAACAGTTGTCGTTACAAGATTTCAAAACATGGCAGACGTGTCCCATGGTGATGTCTCAAACTGTATCAGGGTTTATGGGCTTTTTTTGTCACTAAAGCACCCACTTGTCCTTTGGCAACTggagattctgaaaaaaaaggaacagtgctgaaaaaggagggagaggggtgCCATTCATATCCCCCCAGAAGCCGGCCAGGTGGGGTGGGGGTTGAATTTGCTCCTCTTTTTtgcctttatgaaaaaaaaaattatgaaaaaataaaattatatcgGAAAACTAGGTTGTAATCCTCCATGAGGTTAGAAAAGCAGGGAAGCCGTGGAGAGAAAGTCAGTTCCTGAAATAATCAGGGTTATGAagttcctcctccttccagcccgTACGGACTGTGGCTTCTTTCCTGCAGGACACGCATTTCCAGGGCCCTGTATCGCACCGTGGCTGCAAAGGGAGTGGAGAACCATAGGAGATCAGATTAGTTCATTGTTATCTATAGAAAGCATGCCTAATTCGCAGCCTCTCTTATCTCTCTCGCTGTATTGAGTCGGGAGTAAACACTAATTAATGTAACGGCTCTAACAGACTAGAGAGGGAAAGTATGGTGctcaccccctcctcccccagatCACGCCGGATTGCCCGGTGGGGTTAAAATCTACAGAATGAGACAAATCATGGTATTTTCTGGAATCCAGCTCTCTGAACTAGCCAGAGCTCCCAGCCACTCAGCCCCTCGGGTTTCCCTGCAGTCCAAGCCCGCTGTCGGTGCCTCGGCTTTATAAAGTTCTTTACAACGGTGTTAAACAAGTGACCCGGGTTTAGGGGGGATACCCCCAGCGGCGCTCGCTGAGCGGGTTGTGCTCCTCCCGCCTGGATCGGGACCCGACGGGGGCTCCCCGCTCCGAtgtccccccgccctccccccggaGGCTCCAAACGGCGAGCGGCccctggggggtgaggggggagagcACTTTCGCTGAAGCGACCCGTCCCGGATTTCGCCGTGATTAACAGGAAACGGTCTCTGAGCATCATCCCGTAACGTGCGGGAAGGGAGCGGGGGGGAGCGAACGGGACAGCCGTGGACCCCCGCCAGCTCCGCGCAGCCCAGCGACGGGGGGGGCCTTCGCCGAAGGCGGCGCAGCCCGACGGCGAGCCAGCCCCGGCGGCGACCCCCAGCCGGCCCCGGGTGGGACCCCcgacggcggcggggcgggggtcgGCCCGCTCCCCCCGGCGCTGGGGCTCGGGCAGGGGGGGGCAGCGCGCCGCGGCCGGCCGGGTCAGCCGGGACCTGCCGCCCCGCTGAAtcagcccttcccctcccaccacacGCGCAAGGAGGGAGGCGCCCGGGGAAGCCGTCTCGGTGCATATAAAGCGCTGCCGTCGGGCCGGGCAGCGCCGCCGGCTCCCGGGACCCCGCCGCCATCGCCCGTCCTCCCCTTCCTCGCCTCCGCCGCGACATGGCcaccggccgccgcctcccgttGCCCgccctgctgctgccgctggcctGCGCGGCCCTGGCCCCCCGCAGCCTGACAGGTAGGGACCCCGCGGGCGGCGAGCCGGGGCCGGGGTCGCCTCCTTCCCCGAGGTGGCTTCAGCCCCGGTGGCCGCTGTCTCCCGCAGAGAAGCAGcgctcctgcctgctgccccccGACGACGGGCCCTGCCGCGCCATGGTGCCGCGCTGGTACTACGACCGCTACACGCAGAGCTGCAAGGAGTTCACCTACGGGGGCTGCCACGGCAACGCCAACAACTTCCTCACCTTCGACGACTGCGAGAAGAACTGCTGGACCATCAAAAGTGAGTGGCGGcgaccggccccgccgcccccccgggggtggcagggggctggagggagcaccGGGGAGGCTGCGCTGCTCGGGGGATCCTTCCCACCCCGTCTGTCCCCCCGGCTCGTAGCCACTGTCTCGCTGGTGGCAATTTTATGCGGAGACACCCTAGCGAGTTGTCTCAGAGGCGACATGGGGGATTTAACTATTAATATTTAGAATGCAATTTAGCATTATAACTAGTTGCCAATTAGTGCGTCCGATTCCTCCTGTAAAGCTTATCCCAATTCATTAAACCCTGCAGGTGGTGGGACAAGCTGGGACTTGCCTGTGACCAGGGCGATGGTGTTTTGTCTGCACCACCCTGGTGCTGGGTACGGGGAGCGCAAAGGGCTGGCTTCACAGAGGAGGAAATTGTTTTCGTTGCAGAAGTGCCCAAGTTATGCCGGATGGAGGCTGATGGGGGACCTTGCAGGAGTCACCTAAAAAGATACGCCTTTAACTTGAGCTCGATGAGGTGTGAGGAGTTCATCTACGGCGGCTGTTACGGAAACGGCAACAACTTCAGAGATTTGCAGTCTTGTGTGGACCACTGTCTCCCAGAGAAAAGTAATGGTTGTTCcaactttttaataaaatagatGGTTTGAAAGCGATACGAAGATGATATTTTGTTTGACATTTTCCTCTGGATTACCCGTACAGTGGTATTTTTGAAGACTTCTGTGAAGCAGATCTTTATATTGTCTCCAGCCTTTCACCGTCACTTGTCTCAGCTGTTGCTGGAAGAGCAGAACGCTGTGTCGGTTTAATATTGTGACCCTAACTGTGCCCACAGCGACGCTCTGCCGATGTCTTGGCTTCCAGAGGGCTGTACCTGTGTGCTCTGACGGGAAATACGGCTGGAGGCAGATGTGGGAGCCGTGTGGCGGTCACCTCCAGGCAGCGATATCCTCTGACAGAGCAGGAGGGACTGTCTAAAATTCAGGGCTGAGAGATGGCACGAGGTGCCTTGGGTTTTTCGCACTTGCCAACTCAACTGGTAAAAGTTTTTTTGCCTGACGTGTCTCTTCACTGTCTCTCTACGAGCTCTGAAGAAGAGAGCTTGTAATTACAGGCAGGTGACTGTACCAGAGTGTTGTCACAAGCGCCAGGTTAATACCCAGTGCGAGATAGCATCTTGAGAATGAATAAAACCTGTCACTGCCTAAGCTTTATGAGTGCTTGATGAGACAGTTATTTTTGGCTGGTGTCAGGTTGTCAGCGTTTTCTTAGGTGAACGCCGaaccatttttaatttctctgttgtgCATCCAATAAATCGGTAAAAGGTCTCCAGGGAGAAAAGTAAACTTTTCCTGAGGCAAAATGGAACATGATTCTTGTGAGGTAAGTGGTGGGGTTTGAACTCTTTGCTGCAAGCAGGCAGGATTTGCTGGCAAAATCATAGCAAGGATAAATAAAATAGTGCCTTTTTCCTCTACAGAGGTAGTGCCACTGGAATTATTGCTATATTCCTGTGTCCGTGGAATATGACTCGTGGCCAGACTAAATATCTCTGTTGTGTGCACGGTGCCTCGAATGGGGAAAGCGGATGGATTTCACTTGTGGGACAGTAATCCTATTTTCTGGGACTGTCTGTCGCTTTCTCAAATTCATAACTCACAGGAATAAGAGGCAGTAAGTCTCTGAAGCTGTCAGTAACAGGTCCTGTCAGTCCAATGGGAACGAGAGCTGTTTAGCCACAAAATTTATTGCAGGGTAAACTTTAAGAAGCCAGGCACAGAGATTACATTTATGtaatttgtctttcctttttattttttttttttcccaagctggtCCCTCGCTGTGCTACAGCCCCAAGGATGAAGGATTGTGCTCTTCTTCTGTACCTCGCTATTACTACGACTCCACGAGTAAATCCTGCAAGGAGTTCAAATACACCGGCTGCGGTGGAAATGCCAATAACTTCGTTACCGAAACCGATTGCTACAACGTCTGCAGAAAAGGTAATATTTCCTGCGTTTTGTCAGTCACGAGCAGATAAAGGCGTCCAAGTCACAAGTGCTCACGCTGTTCTCTTGCTCACCCTGGCTTGCTGCACGGGAATGCTTCTTGCACTTTGGACGGGTGTTTTCAAAGGCAGGAGAGCTGAGATCAACGGGAAGTCCTTCTGATGAGAGCGGTGTGATGCCAGGTGGTTGCACCATTTTTGGATGAAGTGTAGAGAAGGGTACACAAAAAGACCAATTAGCTTACTAGAGCCCACAAGGAATCAGTCTTTAAACTGTTCAGCGCCAGCGTGAACACTAATTAATGTATCattttattttagatatttttaagtaGGATTAAAGTGAGTTGTGAAatcaatttacttttttcctttccactttcaGCAGTTATCATCCTCGCCTGGTTCCCCACTGCCTGTTCCCATTTCCCATTCCCATTCCTAAAGATTTCTGCCTCATCAGTTGTGCTGAGTCGGCTGCTTCTGTGgccgtggggcggggggaggcttGGGAATGAGAACTGATTTTTCATAGTGGTTTTATTCAAATCAGCTCCCGGCTGTGCTTGTAGGTCAGAGCAGTTGTAGTCTACTTCTAGACTACTTTTACCTGCAGTCCGGTGTTCATACCAACTATTGCAAGTTATAGTACTCCAGTTTAATTCATCTGATACATAAATCAATAAGGGAGAGAAAAGCGTAATGAATGTTGGCCCCCAGAGCACTCGGGGAACAGTCACaggacagtattttaaaaagcgATGCTAGGGCTGTATCTAGCTTgtacattggggaaaaaaaaaagccaaaaagtaacTGTGTTAAACCTGAGCCATGCACCAGGCCCCAGCACTTCAGGATTTCAGGTGTGGGGTCGGAGTGCTTAGGTCAGGGAACGGGTCTTCATTTCTGGGCTAGAaacccagggctgggcaggggttgCACCCCAAGCACGGGGATCAGAAGTAAAAATGCTGCCTGCCAGTTAGTCATGGCAGGAGTATGTCTGTGGGTGCCACGTCTGAGGGTGTCTCTGCCGTTCTGGTATCGCGAGCGAGTCTTTAATCACACGCTGAGTCTATCTGAGGTGCTTGTGGTGATTATCTAATTTGCATCCATTGCTCCCTGGGAAGCGGCAGGGCCAGGCTCCAGCCCAAGGGAGCCTCTGGGGGGTCTCACCCCCACGCTctgtccctgcccacccagggCTTCCCCCTTCCCCACTCTCCTcctgggaggaagaagggaggaaacgCTGTCTGTCTCCTGAGGAGAGCTCCGGGCAGCCAGGCAAAAACCATCGCTTAGAAGCTTTTTCACTAACGTGCATTTCACAACTCAGTAAGGCTTGGTACAACCAAAGCCCATAGTTAAGGGCATAATTAGTGCTAATTGATGTTGTACTATACATATTAATTTCTGTAGCTTGGGAGTGTACAGCAACATTAAGCAAATCTTCAGGGCGACTTAAGCCACTCCTCTCCCGCTCCCTGTAATTCCCTCCCCGGCATCTTCCCTGTTGCCTTTTGGCGTCTCAGGTTGAATTCAGCTGACCTTCCCTGTGCAAATATGCAGCTGCTGTTTGAACTGATCTAGAGCTTTTGGAGTGAAAAGGTTTCTGAttcatctaatttaaaaaaaaaaaaaacctaaaaaaattcatgttggaaaagaaaataaatacattggggTGATGTTGAGCGAGAGGATTGGGAACTGGCCGCAGGGCCCCTGCCTGCAGGCAAACAGGTGGCATAAAGACGTAAGATTTTCAGTCAGGTTGGCAAAGTGCTTGTTTTCTGACCTTCGTTCACACCTTTCACACGGTCTTTGTGAGCATTCCTGGAGATCACCCCCGCTGTCCTCGGCAGCTTCTGCGTGAAACACGGTCCTGTGCaggaacccaaaccattccacctTTTCATCTCCTGCAGGCACCGGTTATATCTGGGACTTTGCCCCAGTGTTGTTCAGAGAAATGTAGTAATGGggtttttgggtattttttttgcaGCTAGAGCAGTGTGTTTAGTTCCACTCTGCTGTCACTGCAGGACGCCTAGAAAAGGCTTTGGTGCTTGCTCAGGGAAAGAGCAGCAAAGCAGGACTCCAGTGCCAAAGGTGGCCACGTTGGAGACCTTGCGGAATGTGAACAGGGCGTCCAGAACACATTTTGCACTTTATGAGATGTTTGTTATTACTGGCTCAACTGCTCAAACAGcgtaacatgaaaaagaaaaccccaacaataaaGGGTAGTAACAGCTTTGTTGTGCTGTTTCCCTCACGGCTTCCTTTGTTTTCTTAGCAGGGACTCAGAAACCAAAAATCAACAAGCCGACGAGCGTATTCCGCAGAAGAATGATgagaaaactgattaaaaaatcTCAGACATATAACCCGAAGTCTTAAAGCTGATGTGCACTTGGATGTTTGAAACACCTTCTTttgatcccactttcttcttTTGTAAGATAGTTTCCACACAGTTTTATACACCGACATAGTTCTGTCTTGCAGAACTGCCTTTTATTTCCAACTTACGTTTTATAAAGAACTGCATTTAATAGAAGAAGAATGAACCTAAGTCTGGTTCTTCTGCTCTGTTGTCTTTGCAGCAATACTTTGGCCAAGCCAGGTATTTAGATGTCCATGTTTTTATGGGGGAATGTTACTCCTGCCTGGAGAGAATATTTCAGCTGTTACAAATCAATTAAGATTTGGAAAATCGATCGTCTCATAGTATAACTAAGGAGAGTACGAAGCTAAATCTCTACCATGGGTATTTTTTTTGGCATCCTCTGCTTGCTGAAGATAAGAAACCTTTCAAAAATGTGCTCAGAGGTTTATGGCCCTGCCATTCCACACGCTTTGGCACTGTCACTTCTGTAGACTGTCCGTTACAGTTATGTTCATGGTCAAGGCTTTTGGAAGCTTTCATGACAGTGAAAGAAATACAAACTTAAATCTGGCTCATCCCACAAGAGAAAACTGGGAATAGGGGGACTTTGATAAACACTCTGACAAAGGCAATGAATAAGCTACTTGAGTATTAAAATGTAGCCATTGCTTTCCCGTGACATTTGAAATTTCTGCTGAGTTACACTCCAGATCCTCATATGGCACAAatcagcacctttttttttattttaatggaccTACACTGATTACATCTGCTGAGGATCTTGGTATTTGTGTTGATGCAGTGGCTgttaaagcagaaaagcagaaacttcTGCAAATCTCATGTAATCCCTCTTTTGAGGCGCAATTGTATTTCTTATGGTAGATTATGCCTATGGTGATATTGCTGCACCTTCTTTTATGTTTTGTATTTGAGCCATGTCTGAATTTCAATTAGTTTCACCTACAATATTTTCTAAATATGAATTCATAGGTAATGtcaataaaatgttttttggaaaaaagagagagcTTGTTCTGTCATATGCTTCTGGTAATTATCCCCAATTAGCTGTGTACACCAATACATGTAGTGGAACCTATTATTTACTCATTATGACTCTGGCAGAGTTTAGTTGTCTCTTAAATCGTTTCCTTCACGCCGAGGCCTTTCTTTGAAGAAAGCCAGTAAATGGCACTGATGTCATTCATCCCCGGCAGTCCTTAAGGCTCTCCCTGAGGAGCTGCTCTCCACGGGGTGCCCGGTGAAGCCGATTCTCTCCTGCGGGGTCTCCTCTTTGATGTGCCACCGTCTGAAGAGCTTTCGTGGGGGCGGTGGGCTGTTGGCTGGAAATGGCGTTGCCTTTCAGTTAGAAAATGTCAGGTGTGTGCTTCGGCCCCATTGCGGAGACAGAACACGATGGGAAAACTGGCCaagatttgtttttcttacagACTTTTCTCTCACCACTGGATTTTCGACTGAAGCAGTCAGCCGTGCTCACCTTCCTCTTTCTACCACTCCATTTCTGTTCTCGATCTCAAAACCCCTTCTTATTTCAGTTAATCTATCACTTAGTGCGGATGCAGGAGCACGCTATGTGACAGAAGATTTTAGGTAACACAGTTTTGAGTGTTTGTCCCAGACCAAGCCTCTCCTCTGGGAACTGGCCCTCGGACAGAGGTGGGGACAGTCTGACCTCTttcgggggggacaggggacacccccaCCGGTGCTGCCCAGTCCAGTCCCTGGGGCTGTGAATTTTGGCCCAGAGTGTccctctgaatattttttcatacCTGGCGCTATCATTTGGGGGGCCCCAGCTGCATTTGCTGCGGCTTTCTGGCCATGGCTTACAAAAACAGGCCCGTTTCGGACGTGAAAGTTCAATTAAAAGACTGTTTTTAACCGTAGAGGATAGCCATCTTTTAACAGCACCCCTGTGGGGCGTAATCTCTGGTAACACACTTGAGAAATGGGCTATTGCTCCTTACCTCTCCGGGTCTCTGACTTTTATAGGAGTGTCTCAGGGTGGGACACAGAAGTGGGATTTAAAGGGAGCCCAAAATCCATCTCACTTTGTGTTTTGGTCTCAGGACTGGGTGCCTGCTCACACACCACAAGGTAACCTGGGCAATGTGGTACCCAAGCTAGTGTCCTGGAGGGGATCCGAGAGTTTGATaatcctctgctcctgccccctcAGGGACTCAGCGAGAGCTCTCTTGGTGGTCCGGGCTCCCTCCAGGATGCTGCAGTGGCCACCGCAGACCTTTACAACGTGGCTGCTCCacacattctttcttttcttgcataaaaaCATAGCTCAAAGTCTGAGGGCTTACTGCTTGGGTACTCAGTGAAGTATCAGAAGCTTGGGTTTTAATCTCTCATCTACCCAATATCAGACTAAACCGCCCATAACTCTTGCAGGGTTTCCTAAGGAgcaggtggggctgggaggggaggaggaagggaaaaggccACGGAAGTTTCCTTCAGTCCCTTAGTGAAGCTATTCCATTTTGTATGAATTGTACCTTCTGGCCAGGTAAATGCCCTAATCTCTATTCTTTTTTTAGCTACAAAGAATTCCAGCTGCCAGTGTGGTGCTTTGTTCAGGTTCTTGCGTTACTCTGCTATCATCGCTCCAGACTCCTGCGGCTCTGACTCATCTGGAAAGTTGTCTGTCGTCTGCAGAATTTATATGACTCACACCTGACTTCCTTTTCCAGTTTGCTGATGAAACAACGCTTGGGTCAAGTGCTAGTGTTTTGCCACCTTGAAAATTAGCACAGCCCATACCATCCTGCAAACTAACTTTTATTACCGCGGCCGGTGTCCAGCAGCCGGCAGCGTGTGTCACAGCCCGGAtcgctgaggaggaggaggaggggagcagggattGTCACCAGTGGGGTTCCTCTTGTCCTGCACAGGCAAACAGCCACTGAGACTCGTGGCTAGTGGTTTGCGGGGGACAGTCGTACCTGCTGCTGAACGGGGGGGCTGCTGAAATAAGCAGATTTGGCTGAACTGCCTCTCAAATAACATCACTGCCCTTAACTTTCCATTGCAACCCATCTTTCCGGTTCTTTTCTTAGTCTTATCTTGTGAAGAACTGTATCAAAGATGCTATAAAAATGAAAGTCTGTGCTGATTCTTCGTTCTTAGTCTGTGGCCACACTCAGGGAATTGCTTTGTAAAGTATTTCTAGAGCAGGAGAGTGCCTTCACCTTTACATTTCAGTGGAATTTTAAGtgtcaaaaagagaaaaggaaaaaaaaatccatgtagaaacacataatttttttaatttacaagctAAATGATGGCAAGCAAAATGTCACCACACCTCATTTTAGGAGCGATTTGTCCCAATAAGTGGCTTTCTCACAATTCCATACTTTAGGAGCAAAACGGCAATGAGTTCAGCTTGTGTCCCTGGAGCAGGTTTCTGACCCCAGCAGtgtccctgctcctctgccactTCTAATCGGCTAAGGGGGTAGAAAACAtggaacatttatttaaaaaaaaaaaaaaattagacacaATGGGCCACATGAAGATAAAAATCCCTGATC comes from Numenius arquata chromosome 7, bNumArq3.hap1.1, whole genome shotgun sequence and encodes:
- the TFPI2 gene encoding tissue factor pathway inhibitor 2 — encoded protein: MATGRRLPLPALLLPLACAALAPRSLTEKQRSCLLPPDDGPCRAMVPRWYYDRYTQSCKEFTYGGCHGNANNFLTFDDCEKNCWTIKKVPKLCRMEADGGPCRSHLKRYAFNLSSMRCEEFIYGGCYGNGNNFRDLQSCVDHCLPEKTGPSLCYSPKDEGLCSSSVPRYYYDSTSKSCKEFKYTGCGGNANNFVTETDCYNVCRKAGTQKPKINKPTSVFRRRMMRKLIKKSQTYNPKS